GGGCGCGCCGGCCGTGGCTGACGCTTGCGCAATTTTCGGCGTCCCCAGATCCACAGTCCGGTCACCACCAGGATCATCAGCGCGATTGAAGTGATGACGTTCAGCATCGGCGCGACGATGCCGCTCCAATTGCCTTCGTGGACGAGCCGCGGCCAGTTGCGCGCGAAGGGCTTAAGGCCGTCGCGTGTCACCGCAAACACGCGCATCTCGCCATTGTCGTTGACGCGTGCCGCCAGTGTCGGCCCGAGCGGACGAACCCAGGTGATGCGCGACAGGTCATACTGCGCGCCGACGATCTTCAATGCCTCACTCAAGGACACTGGTGCGCCCGCCGGCCGTGCGACCGGGGACGCAAAGGTGATGCCAAAGGCGAGCGCCAGCCCGGTCAGCGGGCTGAGGATCACCAGCGGCAGCACGAACCATGCGGCGCCCTGGTGCCAGCCCGACACCGAATTGCGGATGCGCGGCCAGCCCATGGCGATTCCGAGCAAGATCATCGCGAGCATGCCGATGGTCGAGGCGGTCACGACCCAGCGCAGATCGTAGATGAAGTTCTCGTGCAGCCGGCGCGATGTGCCGAACACGGTCGCAA
The Pseudolabrys sp. FHR47 genome window above contains:
- a CDS encoding PepSY domain-containing protein; translation: MLRFWLLRFHRWIALTLSIPLAVVIVTGLILSFEPMVVGAGNPTVTPASISAALVKYDPEGKARSISVRGYDGTLSIGNRNQATIVDLATNERAAAPGTLATVFGTSRRLHENFIYDLRWVVTASTIGMLAMILLGIAMGWPRIRNSVSGWHQGAAWFVLPLVILSPLTGLALAFGITFASPVARPAGAPVSLSEALKIVGAQYDLSRITWVRPLGPTLAARVNDNGEMRVFAVTRDGLKPFARNWPRLVHEGNWSGIVAPMLNVITSIALMILVVTGLWIWGRRKLRKRQPRPARPARGQIVGSTENA